Sequence from the Ignavibacteriota bacterium genome:
TTTCAGCAGCCATCTCGCGGCGTTCGCGCTTGAGGTCCTTGTAGATCTCCCGCTGTTCCGGTGTCAGAAGTTTCCGTACGCTGAGGTCGGTGTCGAGCAGTTGCATTTTCATGCGCAACTGCGCATCCGAGATGTCCTTCATCAGCCGTTCCGCGGCAGCGCGGTCGGGCATGTCGTTGTCCATGATGCCGCGGAGTTCGATGCGTTTTTTTGCGACCGTGGCGCGCAGGTCGATGAGAGCGGTCTGCGTTGTGGCGCGGATCTCCTTCATCTGTTTCTCCTGCGCCTCGGTGAGTTTGAGTCGTTCGCGACCGTCGCCGCGTCGTCCGGGCTGCGCAGTCGACATCCCGCCCAGGGCGAGAAGCGAGATGAGTAGGGAAAGAATGAGTCGTGTCATGGTGGGGTCTCCAGAGTGTCGAGTCGTGCGAATACGATGAATAAGACACGTCCCCTGTGTCGCGGTTTAACGATGTGTGCCAGTGCGCGCGTTTGACCCCTGCGCCGCGTTTTCTATATTCCATATTACTGTCATTTCACTGTTGCAAGCGCCATCGCCATGGGATCATACGTGTCGTACATAAAAGCCGCCCTCACGTCACAAGTCAACATCGTGGTGATGTCGGGCGTGGCGATATTCTCGCTGCTGCTGATGAGTCCGGTACTGCTGCTCGCGGGCGCGGCCGCCGAGGCCGTGTGGCTGCTTGGCGCGCCGATGCTGCCGCCCTTCCGCGCCTCGGTGCAGCGTCGTGCCGACAAACACCGCCGCATCGACAGCGAGGCGGCGTTGCGCAAGACGCGCGAATCGCTGCATCCCGCGAACCAGACGCGTTTCGATCAGATGGCCGCGCTTGCGGGACGCATACGCGCCACCATTGCGGGCGCGGGCGAGACCGAGCGCGCGCTCTTCGAACGCACCGAGTCGAATCTCGACACCGCGCTTGCACGTTTCGCCTCGATGCTGGCCGCGCGCGACAGTTACCGGCGCGTGCTCGAGGCCGGGGGTGAGGACGAACTCGCTGCGCGACTTGTGTCACTCGACGCCGAGCTTGCAGGCGCCGACGAGGAATTACGTCGCGTGAAACAGCGCCAGCGTGATATTATCGAGAAGCGCATCGAGAAGCTGCGCATAGCGCGGAAGAATCAGGAACTGCTTGGCGCGCACATCGAGGCACTGGAAGATCTGATGCGGCTCCTCCTCGAGCAGGCGACAACCATGGCCGATCCGGCAGGCGTCACCGCGCAGATCGACGAGCTGCTTGCCGATGCCGACACCGCGCAACGCGCCCTCGACGACATCCGTGATGCCTTTGGCAGCTTCGACCGCGAACTCGCCGCCGTACAGGACAAAAATTCAGCGGCCAGAATACAATAGGCAGAAGCCAGAATTCAGAAGCCAGAATCCAGAATTCAGAATTCCGAAGCTTGTTGATCTCGCTGTCCCTATCACCACCGTTCACAAGTATTTTCTGTCCCGTGTACATTGTCCTTATTCCCCACATCCCCATCACAACTCCTAATTCCTAACTCCAAGCTCCTAACTCCAATCGACCGATGTCCGAAAAAAACACCACCCAGCTTGAAGAAATGCGCGCGAAGGCCCAACTGGGCGGCGGCAAGGATCGCATCAAGGCCCAGCACGAGAAGGGCAAATTCACCGCGCGTGAACGGATAGAGATATTGCTCGATCCCGGGAGCTTCGAGGAAATCGACATGTTCAAGGTGCACCGCTCGCACGACTTCGGTCTGCACAAGCAGCACTTCCTCGGCGACGGTGTAGTGACGGGCAGCGGCACGGTGGACGGCCGCCTGGTGTTTGTCTTCAGTCAGGACTTCACAGTGTTCGGCGGATCACTGTCGGAAACTCACGCCGAAAAAATCTGCAAGATCATGGACATGGCGATGAAGGTCGGCGCGCCTGTGATCGGGCTCAACGACAGCGGCGGAGCGCGCATACAGGAGGGGGTCGTGAGTCTGGGCGGCTACGCCGACATCTTCCTCCGCAACACGCTCGCTTCGGGCGTAGTGCCGCAGATCAGTGCCATCATGGGACCCTGCGCGGGCGGCGCCGTGTATTCGCCGGCCATCACCGACTTCGTGTTTATGGTGGATCAGACAAGCTACATGTTTGTCACCGGACCCAACGTCGTGAAGACGGTCACACACGAGAACGTTTCGAGCGAGGATCTCGGCGGCGCGATGGCCCACGCGTCGAAGAGCGGCGTGTCGCATTTTGTCCATGAAAACGAGGTGAAGACGCTGCTCGAAATCCGCCGCCTCTTGAGTTTCCTCCCGCAGAACAACGCCGAGGACGCGCCCCGCGCGCCCTACCTCGGAGGCCGCGAGCGCGTGGTGCCGGAGCTCGACACAGTCATTCCCGACAATCCGAACAAACCCTACGACATGAAGGACGTGATCCTGCGTGTGGTCGACGACGGCGACTTCATGGAAGTGCACGAGCACTACGCGGGCAATATCCTCGTCGGTTTCGCGCGGCTCGAGGGGCGTCCGGTCGGCATCGTGGCCAATCAACCCGCCGTGCTCGCGGGGGTGCTCGACATCGACGCGTCGGTGAAGGCCGCGCGTTTTGTGCGTTTCTGCGACTGCTTCAACATACCGCTCGTGGTGTTCGAGGACGTGCCGGGCTTTCTCCCGGGCACCGATCAGGAATGGCGCGGCATCATACGCCACGGCGCGAAACTGCTCTACGCCTTCGCCGAGGCCACCGTGCCTCGTGTCACCGTCATCACCCGCAAGGCCTACGGCGGGGCGTACGACGTGATGAACTCGAAACACATCCGCGGCGACTTCAACTTCGCGTGGCCCAGCGCCGAGATCGCCGTCATGGGCCCGCAGGGCGCGGTCGAGATCATCTTCAAAAAAGAGATCGCCGCATCCGATTCTCCGGCCGACGCGCTCGCGCAGAAGATAGAGGAGTACCGCGAAAAATTTGCCACGCCCTTTGTCGCCGCCGAACGCGGCTACATCGACGACGTCATCCTCCCGCGCGACACACGCGCCAAACTCATCCGCGCCCTCGAAATCCTCGAGACCAAGGTCGACACGAATCCCAAGAAAAAACACGGGAACATTCCGTTGTAGTGGGGTTTACAGGAGTGGAGGAACGGGAGAAAAGCACACAGGAGGAACGGAGGGAACGGAGGTTTTTTTAACGCGCGGCTTGGAGTGGCTGTTGGGCGTTGTGCCGTTCCCGCGGGGATGGTGGTGGGTGCTGGTTTACAGGAGGAACGGAGGGAACGGAGGTTTTTTTTAACGCGCGGCTAGGAGTGGCTGTTGGGCGTAGTGCCGTTCCCGTGGTGGTGGTGGTGGGTGCTGGTTTACAGGAGGAACGGAGGGAACGGAGGTTTTTATAACGCGCGGCTAGGAGTGGTTATTGGGCGTAGTGCCGTTCCCGCGGTGGTGGTGGTGGGTGCTGGTTTACAGGAGGAACGGAGGGAACGGAGGTTTTTTTTTACGCGCGGCTAGGATGGCTGTTGGGCGTAGTGCCGTTCCCGCGGTGGTGGTGGTGGGTGCTGGTTTACAGGAGGAACGGAGGGAACGGAGGTTTATTTCAGGAATACGGATTCAGATACCGTGGACTGAGATAGAGCCGGCGGATTCCAATTTTTAAAATCTCGACATTGAAATTGATGAGGAGGCCGACAGGCCAGCAACCGAGTCGCATATATGTGAGTACCTGGGCCTGGTGAAGTGGCAGAATCTTTTCCATGGACTT
This genomic interval carries:
- a CDS encoding periplasmic heavy metal sensor, whose amino-acid sequence is MTRLILSLLISLLALGGMSTAQPGRRGDGRERLKLTEAQEKQMKEIRATTQTALIDLRATVAKKRIELRGIMDNDMPDRAAAERLMKDISDAQLRMKMQLLDTDLSVRKLLTPEQREIYKDLKRERREMAAEKRGGHGRGARGDCRRGPGGPGGPGAPGEPGGPGGPTAPDDPGAE
- a CDS encoding acyl-CoA carboxylase subunit beta, whose product is MSEKNTTQLEEMRAKAQLGGGKDRIKAQHEKGKFTARERIEILLDPGSFEEIDMFKVHRSHDFGLHKQHFLGDGVVTGSGTVDGRLVFVFSQDFTVFGGSLSETHAEKICKIMDMAMKVGAPVIGLNDSGGARIQEGVVSLGGYADIFLRNTLASGVVPQISAIMGPCAGGAVYSPAITDFVFMVDQTSYMFVTGPNVVKTVTHENVSSEDLGGAMAHASKSGVSHFVHENEVKTLLEIRRLLSFLPQNNAEDAPRAPYLGGRERVVPELDTVIPDNPNKPYDMKDVILRVVDDGDFMEVHEHYAGNILVGFARLEGRPVGIVANQPAVLAGVLDIDASVKAARFVRFCDCFNIPLVVFEDVPGFLPGTDQEWRGIIRHGAKLLYAFAEATVPRVTVITRKAYGGAYDVMNSKHIRGDFNFAWPSAEIAVMGPQGAVEIIFKKEIAASDSPADALAQKIEEYREKFATPFVAAERGYIDDVILPRDTRAKLIRALEILETKVDTNPKKKHGNIPL